One segment of Synergistes jonesii DNA contains the following:
- a CDS encoding TRAP transporter large permease produces the protein MFILAAALIIGIAIAVPISYSIAISGTLYLLYDATLPWLVIAQRMVVGADSFTLLAIPLFLLAGALMAEGDITPRIMRFASSMVGHIRGGMAMVMVVSCMFFGAISGSGVADVAAIGSIMLPAMKEEKYRPAFSASLLGCGGALATIIPPSIVMVVLGVTMGASIGKLFIAGFIPGILSGGSLMAISYYFARKENYPRLPKADAREKWEAFKGAFLPMVTPAIIIVGILQGIFTATEAGGVAAFYALILSKYVYRKLTWRRFFEICLEVAKTSAVVLFIIAAASLFGWILTSQNIPQKIAEAILSVSDNYWVVLIFFNLLLLVLGTFMETTAIILIVIPIFMPIMTQIGVDPIHLGVMICVNMAVGANTPPLGVDLMTACKVADIAYEDSFRYIFYFLAAMTLVLILIIIFPALSTWLPEMVVDSGA, from the coding sequence GCTCATCATAGGCATCGCCATCGCAGTGCCGATATCCTATTCCATAGCTATCTCGGGGACGCTTTATCTTCTCTACGACGCGACGCTGCCCTGGCTCGTGATAGCGCAGCGCATGGTGGTCGGGGCGGACTCTTTCACGCTGCTCGCCATCCCGCTCTTTCTGCTCGCCGGCGCCCTGATGGCCGAGGGAGACATCACGCCGCGCATAATGCGCTTCGCCTCCAGCATGGTCGGGCACATACGCGGCGGCATGGCGATGGTCATGGTCGTCTCCTGCATGTTCTTCGGCGCTATATCCGGCTCCGGAGTCGCGGACGTCGCGGCGATCGGCTCGATAATGCTGCCCGCGATGAAGGAGGAGAAATACCGTCCGGCTTTCAGCGCGTCGCTGCTGGGGTGCGGCGGCGCCCTCGCCACGATAATACCGCCGAGCATCGTGATGGTCGTCCTCGGCGTCACGATGGGCGCTTCGATAGGAAAGCTCTTCATCGCCGGCTTCATCCCCGGCATCCTTTCCGGCGGGTCGCTGATGGCGATATCCTATTATTTCGCCCGCAAAGAGAACTATCCGCGGCTGCCCAAGGCGGATGCGCGTGAAAAGTGGGAGGCCTTCAAGGGAGCTTTCCTGCCGATGGTCACGCCCGCGATAATCATCGTCGGCATTTTGCAGGGCATCTTCACGGCGACGGAGGCCGGCGGCGTGGCGGCGTTTTACGCTCTGATACTTTCGAAATACGTCTACCGCAAGCTGACCTGGCGCCGCTTCTTCGAGATATGCCTCGAAGTGGCCAAGACGAGCGCCGTAGTGCTCTTTATCATCGCGGCGGCGAGCCTCTTCGGCTGGATACTTACTTCGCAGAACATCCCGCAGAAGATCGCAGAGGCCATCCTTTCGGTATCCGACAACTACTGGGTCGTGCTGATATTCTTCAACCTGCTGCTGCTCGTGCTGGGCACCTTTATGGAGACGACGGCCATCATCCTGATAGTGATCCCGATTTTTATGCCGATAATGACGCAGATAGGCGTGGACCCCATACACCTGGGCGTCATGATCTGCGTGAACATGGCGGTCGGCGCGAATACGCCGCCGCTGGGCGTAGACCTGATGACGGCGTGCAAGGTCGCGGACATAGCGTACGAAGATTCCTTCCGTTATATCTTCTACTTCCTCGCCGCGATGACGCTCGTGCTGATACTGATAATAATTTTTCCGGCGCTGTCGACGTGGCTGCCTGAAATGGTGGTGGACTCGGGCGCTTAA